Sequence from the Ereboglobus luteus genome:
GCCTACATCGCCATCATCATCATGGCGTTCATCGGCATGGGCGGCTTTTTGCTGATGTGGGGCGCCAAGGCCGACGGCTACGACGAGCAGGCGTGAGCCCCTCCTGTTATATTTTCCAATAAACCATCGCTTCTTATTTTAATATATAAACCCAAAATGAAAAAAATAATACTTCCGCTCGTAATATTGGCGTTCTGCTCCGCGCAAACGATGTTCGCCTGGGGCAAGAGGGGCCACGACTCCATCGCCTACATCGCCGAGTGCAACCTCACCCCGAAGGCGAAGGCCACCATCGAGAAATACCTGGGGAACCGGTCGATTGTATATTATTCCACATGGATGGATGAATACAGGCGGACACCGGAATATAAATACACGCACCCCTGGCACACCGGCGGGGTTGACAAGAACTTGAAAAGCACGCCCGAGGGACGCAAGCCGGACGGCGACGCGGTTGCCGAGCTCGAAAAAGCCATCGCCACCCTGAAGAATTATAAGAAACTCGACGCTGCCACGGTCAACCTGAACCTGAAGTTTGTAATACACCTCGCCGGCGACATGCACTGCCCCGTGCATATAAAGTATCCCGACATCAAAATGAATTTTAAGGTGAAGATGAAGGGCAGGGAAATGACATATCACGCCGTCTGGGATTCCGGCCTGATCGAGGCCTCGCACGCTTGGGGCTACATGGAATACCGTCACCA
This genomic interval carries:
- a CDS encoding S1/P1 nuclease — encoded protein: MKKIILPLVILAFCSAQTMFAWGKRGHDSIAYIAECNLTPKAKATIEKYLGNRSIVYYSTWMDEYRRTPEYKYTHPWHTGGVDKNLKSTPEGRKPDGDAVAELEKAIATLKNYKKLDAATVNLNLKFVIHLAGDMHCPVHIKYPDIKMNFKVKMKGREMTYHAVWDSGLIEASHAWGYMEYRHQLDRYSNAERIAMSKGTPADWFHESAKDCVKIYDWAKPGADLGQDYINQAHELAEMQIVKAGYRLARTLNELFDN